The following are encoded in a window of Peromyscus maniculatus bairdii isolate BWxNUB_F1_BW_parent chromosome X, HU_Pman_BW_mat_3.1, whole genome shotgun sequence genomic DNA:
- the LOC102922471 gene encoding histone H3.3A-like, protein MARTKQTAHKSTGGKAPRKQLATKAARKSAPSTGGVKKPHPYRPGTVALGEIRRYQKSTEFLIHKLPFQRLVREIAQDFKTDLCFQSAAIGALQEASEAYLVGLFEDTNLCAIHAKRVTIMPKDIQLARRICGERA, encoded by the coding sequence ATGGCTCGTACAAAGCAAACTGCCCACAAATCCACCGGTGGTAAAGCACCCAGGAAACAACTGGCTACTAAAGCCGCTCGCAAGAGTGCGCCCTCTACTGGAGGGGTGAAGAAACCTCATCCTTACAGGCCTGGTACTGTGGCACTCGGTGAAATCAGACGTTATCAGAAGTCCACTGAATTTCTGATTCACAAGCTCCCCTTCCAGCGTCTGGTGCGAGAAATTGCTCAGGACTTCAAAACAGATCTGTGCTTCCAGAGTGCAGCTATTGGTGCTTTGCAGGAGGCAAGTGAGGCCTATCTGGttggcctttttgaagataccaacCTGTGTGCTATCCATGCCAAACGTGTAACAATTATGCCAAAAGATATCCAGCTAGCACGCCGCATATGCGGAGAACGTGCTTAA